One part of the Pandoraea faecigallinarum genome encodes these proteins:
- a CDS encoding MFS transporter, which yields MKLFRATRVVLVMLCVMYFITYLDRVNVSTAAAGFGKEFNLSKTEIGLVFSAFAYPYLVFQIIGGWVSDRFGAKRTLLVCGALWAVATILTGMAGGLVTLLLARLMLGLGEGATFPAATSAMSRWIPKEKRGFAQGITHAASRIGNAVAPAVVVFIMATHGWRESFYLCGIVSLIWVGLWALTFTERPQDHPRITTEELAVLPALKAKSASVPWGPLFRRMMPVTIVYFCYGWTLWLFLSWIPQYFLHSYDLDLKKSALFASSVFFAGVVGDTLGGIVTDKLYERTGNLKRARSWMVSVCMLLTLISLVPMMFMHHLYVSMACLAFGFFFAEMTIGPMWAIPMDVAPEYSGTASGMMNTGSALAAIISPVLSGYLIDRTGNWELPFVGSMILMAVGVVLAFRMQPESKFSVAGDAAKASNARQPA from the coding sequence ATGAAGCTTTTCAGAGCGACAAGGGTCGTGCTGGTGATGTTATGCGTCATGTATTTCATCACCTACCTCGATCGCGTCAACGTCAGCACGGCCGCAGCCGGCTTCGGCAAAGAGTTCAACCTCAGCAAGACGGAAATCGGTCTCGTTTTCTCGGCATTTGCCTATCCCTATCTGGTCTTCCAAATCATCGGCGGTTGGGTCAGCGACCGTTTCGGCGCGAAGCGCACGCTGCTTGTGTGCGGCGCGCTGTGGGCGGTTGCGACGATCCTGACCGGCATGGCCGGCGGTCTCGTCACGCTGTTGCTCGCACGCCTGATGCTCGGTCTGGGCGAAGGGGCGACGTTCCCGGCCGCCACGTCGGCCATGTCGCGCTGGATTCCCAAGGAAAAGCGCGGCTTTGCGCAAGGCATCACGCATGCGGCGTCTCGCATCGGTAACGCCGTGGCCCCAGCCGTGGTGGTGTTCATCATGGCGACGCACGGCTGGCGCGAATCGTTTTACCTGTGCGGTATCGTGAGTCTGATCTGGGTGGGGTTGTGGGCCCTCACGTTCACGGAGCGCCCGCAGGATCACCCGCGCATCACCACCGAAGAACTTGCGGTGCTGCCCGCGCTCAAGGCGAAAAGCGCTTCGGTGCCGTGGGGACCGCTGTTCAGGCGCATGATGCCCGTGACCATCGTGTACTTCTGCTACGGCTGGACACTTTGGCTGTTCCTGTCGTGGATTCCGCAATACTTCCTGCACAGCTACGACCTCGATCTGAAGAAGTCGGCGCTGTTCGCATCGAGCGTGTTCTTTGCCGGTGTGGTCGGCGATACGCTGGGCGGGATCGTCACCGACAAGCTCTACGAGCGCACCGGCAACCTCAAGCGCGCCCGCAGCTGGATGGTCTCGGTGTGCATGCTGCTCACGCTGATCTCGCTCGTGCCGATGATGTTTATGCACCATCTCTACGTGTCGATGGCCTGTCTGGCGTTCGGCTTCTTCTTTGCCGAAATGACCATCGGTCCGATGTGGGCGATTCCCATGGACGTTGCGCCCGAATACTCGGGCACGGCCAGCGGCATGATGAACACCGGTTCGGCGCTCGCGGCGATCATCTCGCCGGTGCTCTCCGGCTACCTCATCGATCGCACGGGGAACTGGGAACTCCCGTTCGTGGGCAGCATGATTCTGATGGCCGTCGGGGTGGTGCTGGCCTTCCGCATGCAGCCGGAGAGCAAGTTCTCGGTGGCCGGCGATGCCGCCAAGGCGAGCAACGCCCGTCAGCCCGCCTAA
- a CDS encoding pyridoxal-phosphate-dependent aminotransferase family protein, translating into MLKLDFHPSGRHFLQIPGPSPVPDRILRTMSYPTIDHRGPEFGALGRKVLADIKKIFKTEQPVVIYPASGTGAWEAALSNTLSPADHVLMFETGHFSTLWKKMAENLGLKPEFIGLPGTEGWRRGVQPDMIEARLRADTAHAIKAVCVVHNETSTGVTSDIAAVRRAIDAAAHPALLLVDTISGLGSADYRHDEWGVDVTVSGSQKGLMLPPGISFNAVSPKALEAGKQAKLPRAFWGWQEIIEANKNGYWPYTPNTNLLYGLSEALDMILEEGLDNVFARHQRLAEATRRAVNAWGLEIQCQDPAVYSPVLTGVVMPQGVDADEVRKRIYERFDMSLGQALGKIRGTMFRIGHLGDCNDLTLMATLSGCEMGLQISGVKLAGSGVVAAMDYLARAKDTPSLKAAA; encoded by the coding sequence ATGTTGAAGCTCGATTTCCATCCCTCGGGTCGCCATTTCCTGCAGATCCCGGGCCCGAGCCCGGTGCCCGATCGCATTCTGCGCACCATGAGCTACCCGACGATCGATCATCGGGGACCCGAATTCGGCGCCCTCGGCCGTAAGGTGCTTGCCGACATCAAGAAGATTTTCAAGACCGAACAGCCGGTGGTGATCTATCCGGCCTCGGGCACCGGCGCGTGGGAAGCCGCGCTGTCGAACACGCTCTCGCCGGCAGACCACGTGCTCATGTTCGAGACCGGGCACTTTTCGACGCTCTGGAAGAAGATGGCCGAAAACCTGGGTCTCAAGCCGGAGTTCATCGGGCTGCCGGGCACCGAAGGCTGGCGCCGTGGCGTGCAGCCGGACATGATCGAAGCGCGCCTGCGCGCCGACACCGCGCACGCGATCAAGGCCGTGTGTGTCGTGCATAACGAAACTTCCACCGGTGTGACGTCGGATATCGCGGCCGTGCGCCGCGCCATCGACGCCGCCGCTCACCCGGCGCTGCTGCTCGTCGACACGATTTCGGGCCTCGGCTCGGCCGACTACCGTCACGACGAGTGGGGCGTGGACGTCACCGTTTCCGGCTCGCAAAAGGGTCTCATGCTGCCCCCGGGAATCAGCTTCAATGCGGTGTCGCCCAAGGCGCTCGAAGCCGGCAAGCAGGCGAAGCTGCCGCGCGCGTTCTGGGGCTGGCAGGAAATCATCGAGGCGAACAAGAACGGCTACTGGCCGTACACGCCGAACACGAACTTGCTGTATGGGCTGTCGGAAGCGCTCGACATGATTCTGGAAGAAGGACTGGATAACGTGTTCGCGCGTCACCAGCGTCTGGCCGAAGCCACGCGTCGCGCGGTGAACGCGTGGGGGCTCGAGATTCAGTGTCAGGACCCCGCGGTGTACAGCCCGGTGCTCACCGGCGTGGTGATGCCGCAGGGCGTGGACGCCGATGAAGTGCGCAAGCGCATTTACGAGCGCTTCGACATGTCGCTCGGTCAGGCGCTGGGCAAGATCCGCGGCACGATGTTCCGTATCGGCCATCTTGGCGACTGCAACGACCTTACGCTCATGGCCACGCTCTCGGGCTGCGAAATGGGCTTGCAGATCTCCGGCGTGAAGCTCGCCGGTTCGGGCGTCGTCGCGGCCATGGACTACCTGGCACGGGCGAAAGACACGCCTTCGCTCAAGGCGGCTGCCTGA
- a CDS encoding GntR family transcriptional regulator gives MQKMDNTSTIAVPEIPRVERLRLHDTVVEHLRRLIIEGVLSPGVKLNERELCETLGISRTPLREAFKVLAAEGLIEIAPNRGASVARMTEKEIREMFELMSALEAFSGELAAERMTPVELAEIKALHYAMLACRAQQDLPGYYARNQAIHDRINEAARNGALRQTYVSINRRLMALRFRSNFHADKWDRAIDEHEQMIDALEKRDGKRLGEILRKHLLAKRDAVLQIHAEPAGNAPGN, from the coding sequence ATGCAAAAAATGGATAACACGTCGACGATTGCCGTCCCAGAGATTCCGCGTGTCGAGCGCCTGCGTCTGCACGACACCGTCGTCGAACACCTGCGCCGCCTCATCATCGAGGGGGTGCTCTCTCCCGGCGTCAAACTCAACGAACGCGAGTTGTGCGAGACACTCGGCATTTCGCGCACGCCGTTGCGCGAAGCGTTCAAGGTGCTGGCGGCCGAAGGGCTCATCGAGATCGCGCCGAATCGCGGCGCGAGCGTCGCGCGCATGACGGAGAAGGAAATCCGGGAAATGTTCGAGCTGATGAGCGCGCTCGAAGCTTTCTCCGGCGAGCTGGCGGCCGAGCGCATGACGCCGGTCGAGCTCGCGGAGATCAAGGCGTTGCATTACGCCATGCTCGCGTGCCGCGCGCAGCAGGACCTGCCGGGCTACTACGCACGCAATCAGGCCATTCACGATCGCATCAACGAAGCGGCGCGCAACGGCGCGTTACGTCAGACGTACGTGTCGATCAATCGTCGTCTGATGGCCCTGCGCTTTCGCTCGAACTTCCATGCGGACAAGTGGGACCGCGCCATCGACGAGCATGAGCAGATGATCGATGCGCTCGAGAAGCGCGACGGCAAGCGCCTGGGCGAGATTCTGCGCAAGCACCTGCTGGCCAAGCGCGACGCCGTGCTGCAAATCCATGCCGAACCGGCAGGCAACGCGCCAGGCAATTGA
- a CDS encoding flavodoxin family protein, giving the protein MSNIAIVYYSQGGATAMIAHSVAQGVNDAGAHAQLFSIEPHQLVDGQWHDEAMLSRLAAADAIIFGAPAFHGGIAAVFKAFADATTGMWRARSWRNKVAGGFSFSCRSSDDKRDTLDYFAALAAQHGMVWADADAEAPGFEMRGTAGASMASRVTPQVARFAGDFPAVTAPGVEVDAAYALDPADVISGKQYGRNVASLVARLAGEVLESPAVLARRALEAAERRL; this is encoded by the coding sequence ATGTCCAATATCGCAATCGTCTATTACTCGCAGGGCGGCGCTACCGCCATGATTGCCCATTCCGTTGCGCAAGGTGTCAACGACGCCGGTGCGCATGCACAACTTTTCAGTATCGAGCCGCACCAGCTCGTCGACGGGCAATGGCACGACGAAGCCATGCTGTCGCGTCTGGCCGCCGCCGACGCCATCATCTTCGGGGCGCCGGCGTTCCACGGCGGCATTGCCGCGGTATTCAAAGCCTTCGCGGATGCCACGACCGGCATGTGGCGCGCTCGCAGCTGGCGCAACAAGGTCGCAGGCGGATTCTCGTTCAGTTGCCGCTCCAGCGACGACAAGCGCGATACGCTCGACTACTTTGCGGCGCTCGCTGCGCAACACGGCATGGTGTGGGCGGACGCGGATGCCGAGGCGCCGGGTTTCGAGATGCGCGGTACGGCGGGCGCGTCGATGGCGTCGCGCGTCACGCCGCAGGTGGCACGTTTCGCCGGTGATTTTCCGGCCGTGACTGCGCCGGGTGTGGAAGTGGATGCGGCCTACGCGCTCGATCCCGCCGACGTCATTTCCGGCAAGCAGTACGGACGCAACGTGGCATCGCTCGTCGCGCGTCTGGCCGGAGAAGTGCTGGAGTCCCCCGCCGTGCTGGCACGTCGTGCATTGGAAGCGGCGGAACGGCGTCTTTGA
- a CDS encoding IclR family transcriptional regulator, with amino-acid sequence MPKRKLDLPANLSFAAATGANVDEPLKTTAPAVVRAVHILDVIAASSEPVALADLARETGVPKSTLHGLCDTLVKLRLVKRHANGGMTMGSYVMGWANAFLSQTNITEEFRAVWEASQAFAQETVTLSVLDGADVIYLACHNGNRPLGVTFRIGMRLPAPYTATGKAMLSTLAPGEAADLLAGAWPAPLTRASVGTFPALAEEMAQVRRDGYSIDNGQMREGMICFGAPVFDASGERAVAGLAVSFLTNEIDAQTGQRIGRQIRELADQLSVRLGAPSRR; translated from the coding sequence ATGCCAAAGCGCAAACTCGATCTGCCTGCCAACCTGTCCTTCGCTGCTGCCACTGGCGCCAATGTCGATGAGCCGCTCAAGACCACCGCGCCCGCCGTGGTGCGTGCGGTCCATATCCTCGATGTGATTGCCGCGTCGTCGGAGCCGGTGGCGCTGGCCGATCTGGCGCGCGAGACCGGCGTGCCCAAAAGCACGCTGCACGGGTTGTGCGACACGCTCGTCAAACTGCGGCTCGTGAAGCGCCATGCCAATGGCGGCATGACGATGGGGTCGTATGTGATGGGGTGGGCGAACGCATTTTTGTCGCAGACCAATATCACCGAGGAATTCCGGGCGGTCTGGGAGGCGTCGCAGGCATTTGCGCAGGAAACGGTGACGCTGTCCGTGCTCGATGGCGCCGATGTGATCTATCTTGCCTGCCACAACGGCAACCGTCCGCTGGGCGTCACGTTTCGCATCGGCATGCGCCTGCCCGCGCCGTACACGGCAACCGGCAAGGCCATGCTCTCCACGCTAGCGCCGGGAGAAGCTGCCGATCTGCTCGCCGGTGCCTGGCCTGCGCCGCTCACGCGCGCGAGCGTGGGCACCTTTCCGGCCCTGGCCGAGGAGATGGCGCAGGTGCGCCGCGATGGCTACTCGATCGATAACGGACAGATGCGTGAAGGGATGATCTGCTTCGGCGCGCCGGTGTTCGACGCGAGCGGCGAGCGTGCCGTCGCCGGTCTGGCGGTCAGTTTTCTGACCAATGAAATCGACGCGCAGACCGGGCAGCGCATCGGACGCCAGATTCGTGAGTTGGCCGACCAGCTCTCGGTACGGCTCGGGGCGCCATCGCGTCGCTGA
- a CDS encoding NAD-dependent succinate-semialdehyde dehydrogenase, translating to MQLKDTNLFKTLAWVDGQWIPADSGRTFDVLDPATGEVLAQVPELGAEETTRAVAAAEVAQKAWAARTGKDRANVLRRWFDLMIANTEDLAYLMTREQGKPLAEARGEIAYAASFIEWFAEEAKRVDGDVLATPAADKRLITIKQPVGVCAAITPWNFPAAMITRKVAPALAAGCAIVVKPSELTPLSAFALAELAQRAGIPAGVFQVVTGDARAVGGVLSSHPSVRKLSFTGSTGVGRLLMAQCAPTVKRLSLELGGNAPFIVFDDADVDAAVEGAIAAKYRNGGQTCVCANRFYIQDGVYDAFAGKFAQRVAEMKVGNGLEDGVVIGPLIEGKAVDKVVTLVEDAKSRGGRVLVGGEAHALGGTYYAPTVIADATAQMRMAREEIFGPVAPLFRFTRDEDAIALANDTEFGLAAYLYTRDIARAWRTSEALEYGMVGLNTGLISNEVAPFGGIKQSGVGREGSRYGIEEYLEMKYLCLQV from the coding sequence ATGCAACTCAAAGACACCAATCTCTTCAAGACCCTCGCGTGGGTCGACGGTCAATGGATCCCGGCCGACAGCGGCAGGACCTTCGACGTACTCGACCCGGCCACCGGCGAAGTGCTGGCGCAGGTGCCCGAACTCGGCGCGGAGGAAACCACGCGCGCCGTGGCTGCTGCCGAGGTGGCGCAGAAGGCATGGGCCGCACGTACCGGCAAGGACCGTGCGAACGTGCTGCGCCGCTGGTTCGATCTGATGATTGCGAACACCGAAGACCTGGCGTATCTCATGACGCGCGAGCAAGGCAAGCCGCTCGCCGAAGCTCGCGGTGAAATCGCTTACGCGGCGAGCTTCATCGAGTGGTTTGCGGAAGAAGCCAAGCGCGTGGACGGCGACGTGCTCGCCACGCCCGCCGCCGACAAGCGCCTCATCACGATCAAGCAGCCGGTCGGGGTATGCGCCGCGATCACGCCGTGGAACTTCCCCGCCGCGATGATTACGCGCAAGGTCGCACCGGCCCTCGCCGCGGGCTGCGCCATCGTGGTCAAGCCGTCCGAACTCACCCCGCTGTCCGCCTTTGCGCTGGCCGAACTGGCCCAGCGTGCCGGCATCCCGGCGGGCGTGTTCCAGGTGGTGACGGGCGACGCCCGCGCCGTGGGCGGCGTGCTGAGTTCGCACCCGAGCGTTCGCAAGCTCTCTTTCACCGGCTCGACCGGCGTGGGCCGTCTGCTCATGGCGCAGTGCGCGCCGACCGTCAAGCGTCTGTCGCTCGAACTGGGCGGGAATGCACCGTTCATCGTGTTCGACGATGCCGACGTGGACGCCGCCGTCGAAGGCGCCATCGCCGCGAAGTACCGCAACGGCGGCCAGACGTGCGTGTGCGCGAACCGCTTCTACATTCAGGACGGCGTCTACGATGCCTTCGCCGGGAAATTCGCGCAGCGCGTGGCCGAGATGAAGGTCGGCAACGGTCTGGAAGACGGCGTGGTCATCGGCCCGCTGATCGAAGGCAAGGCCGTGGACAAGGTCGTCACGCTGGTCGAAGACGCGAAGTCGCGTGGCGGGCGTGTGCTCGTGGGCGGCGAAGCTCACGCGCTGGGCGGCACCTACTACGCGCCGACCGTGATTGCCGACGCCACCGCGCAAATGCGCATGGCGCGCGAAGAGATCTTCGGCCCGGTTGCCCCGCTCTTTCGCTTCACGCGCGACGAAGACGCCATCGCGCTGGCCAACGACACCGAGTTCGGTCTCGCCGCCTATTTGTATACGCGCGACATCGCGCGGGCATGGCGTACGTCTGAGGCGCTCGAGTACGGCATGGTCGGTCTGAACACCGGCCTGATCTCCAACGAAGTCGCCCCGTTCGGCGGCATCAAGCAATCCGGGGTGGGCCGCGAAGGCTCGCGCTACGGCATCGAGGAATACCTCGAAATGAAGTACCTGTGCCTGCAAGTGTGA
- a CDS encoding ABC transporter substrate-binding protein yields the protein MKRVIQRGMKPLALALAAGAAIASVAATAHADAKPIKIGIVTFMSGAAAGPFGVPAKNAAEVTAAELNAGKVPAPYATKGFGGAPIELVYIDEAGSTSKQVSEYRNLLNQGVDYVVGYTSSGNCLAIAPVAEEMKKVTLFFDCGTPRVFEDASFKYVFRPVATATMDNVGAARYVAERKPDLQTYAGINQNYAWGQDAWADFEGTLKALKPNAKAVSSQMPQLGAGQYNAGISSLLAAHPDVLHSSFWGGDLEGLVVQAGPRDLFKKSLTVLTAGETATHGKTRLPDGVIIGARGMYGMFAPDNALNRWLRTAYSAKFNDTPSYPSYKMNQSILALKAAYEKAQAANGGKQPAPEQVIASFEHLAFDAPAGKIGLTLGKGHQAAQGTAFGVVKNVNGKVTVTDVKQYSIAEVTPPEGVKSAEWIKGGLKH from the coding sequence ATGAAGCGCGTTATCCAGCGCGGCATGAAGCCGCTCGCTCTCGCACTTGCGGCCGGCGCCGCCATCGCCTCGGTTGCCGCCACGGCACACGCCGACGCCAAGCCGATCAAGATCGGCATCGTGACGTTCATGTCCGGCGCCGCTGCCGGTCCCTTCGGCGTGCCCGCGAAGAACGCCGCCGAAGTCACCGCCGCCGAACTCAATGCCGGCAAGGTGCCCGCACCGTATGCGACGAAGGGCTTCGGCGGTGCGCCGATCGAACTCGTTTATATCGACGAAGCCGGCAGCACCAGCAAGCAGGTCAGCGAGTACCGCAACCTGCTCAATCAGGGCGTCGACTACGTGGTCGGCTACACGTCGTCGGGCAATTGCCTGGCGATCGCACCGGTTGCCGAAGAAATGAAGAAGGTCACGCTGTTCTTCGATTGCGGCACGCCGCGCGTGTTCGAAGACGCGAGCTTCAAGTACGTCTTCCGTCCGGTAGCCACGGCCACGATGGACAACGTCGGCGCGGCGCGCTACGTCGCCGAGCGCAAGCCGGATCTCCAGACCTACGCCGGTATCAACCAGAACTACGCATGGGGTCAGGACGCCTGGGCCGACTTCGAAGGCACGCTCAAGGCGCTCAAGCCGAACGCGAAGGCCGTCAGCTCCCAAATGCCGCAACTGGGCGCCGGTCAATACAACGCCGGTATTTCGAGCCTGCTGGCCGCGCATCCGGACGTACTGCATTCGAGCTTCTGGGGCGGCGACCTGGAAGGCCTCGTGGTGCAGGCCGGTCCCCGCGACCTGTTCAAGAAGTCGCTCACGGTGCTCACCGCCGGTGAGACCGCCACGCACGGCAAGACCCGCCTGCCGGACGGTGTGATCATCGGCGCACGCGGCATGTACGGCATGTTCGCGCCGGACAACGCACTGAACCGCTGGCTGCGCACGGCCTACAGCGCCAAGTTCAACGACACCCCGAGCTACCCGTCGTACAAGATGAACCAGAGCATTCTCGCGCTCAAGGCGGCATACGAGAAAGCCCAGGCCGCCAACGGCGGCAAGCAGCCCGCGCCCGAGCAGGTCATCGCGTCGTTCGAGCACCTTGCCTTCGACGCACCGGCGGGCAAGATCGGCCTCACGCTGGGCAAGGGTCACCAGGCGGCCCAGGGCACGGCGTTCGGTGTGGTGAAGAACGTGAACGGCAAGGTCACCGTGACCGACGTCAAGCAATACTCGATTGCCGAGGTCACGCCGCCCGAGGGTGTGAAGTCGGCGGAGTGGATCAAGGGCGGCCTGAAGCACTGA
- a CDS encoding branched-chain amino acid ABC transporter permease: MSQIYAVLVDGVMYAAWLFLVALGLTLVYGVLKILNMAHGSLYALGAYAGVTLIGPWVAQGGNLYVSYLLLVLAAIVAGGAIGFIMERGILKRFYGQDPVVLLLVTYALFLIMEDAIKLVWGVDPYTVSEPYSFLGNFDLGDLSYPNYNFLIVGVALVAGIGLTAFLKFTRSGRLLRAVIHDREVSQAMGIRVSRYFVVTFMAGAVLAAIGGALTAPTVSVAPGMGVEIVVLTFAVVVIGGLGSLPGAAFGALLVGLVRASAVHYWPQGELFSIYIVMALVLAVRPKGIFAPLEARKI, encoded by the coding sequence ATGTCGCAGATCTACGCCGTCCTGGTGGACGGGGTGATGTACGCCGCGTGGCTGTTCCTGGTTGCTCTGGGACTGACCCTCGTCTACGGCGTGCTCAAAATCTTGAACATGGCGCACGGCAGCCTGTACGCGTTGGGCGCGTATGCTGGCGTGACGTTGATCGGCCCCTGGGTTGCTCAGGGCGGCAATCTTTACGTGAGCTATCTGCTGCTCGTGCTCGCGGCCATCGTCGCGGGCGGGGCTATCGGCTTCATCATGGAGCGCGGCATTCTCAAGCGCTTCTACGGGCAGGACCCGGTGGTGCTGCTGCTCGTCACCTATGCGCTCTTTCTCATCATGGAAGACGCCATCAAGCTTGTCTGGGGTGTCGACCCGTACACCGTCTCCGAGCCGTACAGTTTTCTCGGCAACTTCGATCTCGGCGATCTCTCGTACCCGAACTACAACTTCCTGATCGTGGGCGTGGCGCTGGTGGCCGGCATCGGTCTCACGGCGTTCCTGAAGTTCACCCGCAGCGGCCGTCTGCTGCGCGCGGTGATTCACGACCGTGAAGTCAGTCAGGCGATGGGCATCCGCGTGAGCCGCTATTTCGTGGTGACGTTCATGGCCGGTGCCGTGCTCGCCGCGATCGGCGGTGCGCTCACCGCACCGACGGTGTCCGTCGCGCCAGGTATGGGCGTCGAGATCGTGGTGCTGACCTTCGCCGTGGTGGTGATCGGCGGGCTCGGCTCGCTGCCCGGCGCGGCGTTCGGCGCGCTGCTCGTGGGGCTGGTACGCGCGAGTGCCGTGCATTACTGGCCGCAGGGCGAACTCTTCTCCATCTACATCGTCATGGCGCTGGTGCTGGCTGTGCGTCCGAAAGGCATCTTTGCTCCGCTGGAGGCTCGCAAGATATGA
- a CDS encoding branched-chain amino acid ABC transporter permease, which translates to MSSAISSQLRTPGTWLAVAGFVVIGGAGLALPQWQFLVSVALSKGIVALGLALLLRTGLASFGQALFFAVGAYCVGLGMNDYGLTELFALLAISMLVSAALAFVLGFLLARYRDIFFAMLTLALSMICYGLLLNNVELGGSDGFNVNAPTLGSSAEPWQLTGTNLFAVGLIAAIVCVMGVALYMRSTPGRLGPAIKDNEIRVEYLGTSARANIHLTYVIAGALAGLGGALQAFNIGHIDPDMAFWTTSGEFVFIAVLSGTRFAFSPFIGALLLEVARAMAYRYAPNTWQIVMGAIMLAIIAFLPGGLTSLGLGRRKPAAAHPVTQTKTATDAA; encoded by the coding sequence ATGAGTTCCGCAATCTCCTCCCAACTGCGCACGCCCGGCACGTGGCTCGCGGTTGCCGGTTTCGTCGTCATCGGCGGCGCGGGCCTCGCGCTGCCGCAGTGGCAATTTCTGGTGTCGGTGGCGCTGTCCAAGGGCATCGTTGCCCTGGGTCTCGCGCTGCTGTTGCGCACGGGCCTCGCGTCGTTCGGTCAGGCGCTGTTCTTCGCCGTCGGCGCGTATTGCGTCGGTCTGGGCATGAACGACTACGGCCTGACCGAACTCTTCGCGCTGCTCGCGATTTCAATGCTCGTCAGCGCTGCGCTGGCGTTTGTGCTCGGCTTCCTGCTCGCGCGTTACCGCGACATCTTCTTCGCGATGCTCACGCTGGCCCTGTCGATGATCTGCTACGGCCTGCTGCTCAACAACGTTGAACTCGGCGGCAGCGACGGCTTTAACGTGAACGCCCCCACGCTGGGCAGCAGTGCCGAGCCGTGGCAACTCACGGGCACGAACCTGTTCGCCGTGGGCCTCATCGCGGCCATCGTCTGCGTGATGGGGGTGGCGCTGTACATGCGCTCGACGCCGGGCCGCCTGGGCCCCGCGATCAAGGACAACGAGATTCGCGTCGAGTATCTGGGCACGTCCGCGCGCGCGAACATTCATCTGACTTACGTCATCGCCGGTGCGCTCGCCGGTCTGGGCGGTGCATTGCAGGCGTTCAACATTGGCCACATCGATCCGGACATGGCGTTCTGGACGACCTCCGGCGAGTTCGTTTTCATCGCCGTGCTCTCGGGCACCCGCTTCGCGTTTTCGCCGTTCATCGGCGCGCTGCTCCTGGAAGTCGCGCGAGCCATGGCCTATCGCTACGCGCCGAATACATGGCAGATCGTGATGGGCGCCATCATGCTCGCGATCATCGCATTCCTGCCGGGCGGCCTCACGAGCCTTGGGCTGGGGCGCCGCAAGCCTGCCGCGGCACATCCCGTCACGCAAACCAAGACGGCCACGGACGCGGCATAA
- a CDS encoding ABC transporter ATP-binding protein codes for MASTHIIEASGLYKTFGSVTPAKDITVNIDAQSVVGLIGTNGAGKTTFVNMLTGYIKPDRGEIVFRGKRITGLAPRKITRLGIARSFQIPQLFGSQTARENIEIALAISGLSAELANESLARLGVLEFADMISGTLPEGVRKLLDIALAMVCKPEVLLLDEPTSGVAAEEKFDVMNRVLDAARALGITVLFVEHDMEIVRRYSDRVLAFCDGRILADGTPDKVLADPQVRELIIGETVAAVPGTAHTAGEVAHA; via the coding sequence ATGGCATCGACACACATCATTGAGGCCTCGGGCCTGTACAAGACCTTCGGCAGCGTGACACCCGCGAAGGACATCACCGTCAACATCGACGCGCAAAGCGTGGTCGGTCTGATCGGCACGAACGGCGCCGGCAAGACGACGTTCGTCAACATGCTCACGGGCTACATCAAACCGGATCGCGGCGAGATCGTGTTCCGCGGCAAGCGCATTACGGGTCTCGCGCCGCGCAAGATCACGCGGCTGGGCATCGCACGCTCGTTCCAGATTCCGCAGCTTTTCGGCTCGCAGACCGCGCGCGAGAACATCGAGATCGCGCTGGCGATCTCCGGTCTGTCCGCCGAACTGGCGAACGAGAGTCTGGCGCGTCTGGGCGTGCTGGAGTTTGCCGACATGATTTCCGGCACGTTGCCCGAAGGCGTGCGCAAGCTGCTGGATATCGCGCTCGCCATGGTCTGCAAGCCGGAGGTGTTGCTGCTCGACGAACCGACGTCGGGCGTGGCGGCAGAAGAGAAGTTCGACGTGATGAATCGCGTGCTGGACGCGGCGCGCGCGCTGGGCATCACCGTGCTGTTCGTGGAGCACGACATGGAAATCGTGCGCCGCTACAGCGATCGTGTGCTGGCGTTCTGCGATGGCCGCATTCTGGCCGACGGCACACCGGACAAGGTGCTCGCCGACCCGCAGGTGCGTGAATTGATCATTGGCGAGACGGTGGCGGCGGTGCCGGGCACCGCTCACACGGCAGGCGAGGTAGCCCATGCTTGA